A single Pseudodesulfovibrio aespoeensis Aspo-2 DNA region contains:
- the moaA gene encoding GTP 3',8-cyclase MoaA, translating into MHKLLEDNHGRKASYMRISVTDRCNLRCTYCAGEGQEFVPHSDILRYEEILELMDMATRLGMVKFRFTGGEPFVRKGFADFLIAAAARFPGVDMCVTTNATLIGEHVDRLASSGVRRVNISLDTLDPEKFHRVTGFDKYDVVRANIDRCLDAGMVVKVNAVAMKGINDGELPGFIEFARSRPLDMRFIEFMPVGLETGWSDHSVWKAEDILAQASALAELVPSGGEGNVPGGPARTFDIVGGQGRIGVISPYTNHFCNTCNRLRVTSDGNLRTCLFSDKVYRLRKVLRHPRLGIPAVERIILCASRHKPMGYKLLERMVGQGVCKTRMASIGG; encoded by the coding sequence ATGCATAAGCTCCTCGAAGACAATCATGGCCGCAAGGCCAGCTACATGCGCATCAGCGTTACCGACCGCTGCAACCTGCGCTGTACCTATTGCGCTGGCGAGGGGCAGGAGTTCGTCCCCCATTCCGACATCCTGCGCTACGAGGAGATTCTGGAGCTCATGGACATGGCCACCCGGTTGGGAATGGTCAAGTTCCGCTTCACCGGGGGTGAGCCCTTTGTGCGCAAGGGGTTCGCAGACTTCCTGATTGCGGCCGCAGCCCGTTTCCCCGGTGTGGACATGTGCGTGACCACCAACGCCACCCTGATAGGTGAGCACGTGGATAGGCTGGCTTCGTCAGGTGTCCGCCGCGTGAACATTTCCCTTGATACGCTTGATCCCGAAAAGTTCCATCGCGTCACGGGCTTTGACAAGTATGATGTGGTTCGCGCCAATATCGACCGCTGCCTGGATGCGGGCATGGTGGTCAAGGTCAACGCCGTGGCCATGAAGGGGATCAACGACGGCGAGTTGCCTGGGTTCATCGAGTTCGCCAGGAGTCGGCCACTGGATATGCGTTTTATCGAGTTCATGCCCGTGGGGCTTGAGACCGGCTGGAGTGACCACAGTGTCTGGAAGGCCGAGGACATCCTCGCACAGGCATCGGCCTTGGCCGAGTTGGTTCCCTCGGGCGGCGAGGGGAATGTGCCCGGCGGCCCGGCCCGAACGTTCGACATTGTCGGAGGCCAGGGACGCATCGGGGTCATTTCGCCATACACCAACCATTTCTGCAACACATGCAATCGGTTGCGGGTGACTTCGGACGGCAATCTGCGCACCTGCCTTTTTTCCGACAAGGTCTACCGTCTGCGCAAGGTCCTGCGCCACCCCCGCCTTGGCATCCCCGCCGTGGAGCGCATCATCCTGTGCGCCAGCCGCCACAAGCCCATGGGCTACAAGCTCCTTGAGCGCATGGTCGGTCAGGGGGTCTGCAAGACCCGGATGGCGTCCATCGGCGGCTGA
- a CDS encoding TetR/AcrR family transcriptional regulator, producing the protein MNAKPDVNTKDTLLAAAIEVFADKGFDAATVRDICGRARANVAAINYHFGSKDGLYVAVLKEVFPKDEYNFVTDRSEPAGQRLHAFLRTLAGEIYERGNGMIAQRWAIFLREMAKPSANLDFIVRRQVQPRADELRDIVTAILGPNTPEQILAYASSNIWALMLDHLLTQPILDRLSPQRPAVQGNMDTFVEHVVKFSLGGLHAVKENT; encoded by the coding sequence ATGAACGCAAAACCGGACGTCAACACAAAAGACACCCTTCTGGCCGCCGCCATCGAGGTTTTTGCGGACAAGGGGTTCGACGCCGCCACGGTGCGCGACATCTGCGGGCGGGCCAGGGCCAATGTCGCGGCCATCAACTACCATTTTGGCAGCAAGGACGGCCTGTATGTGGCCGTGCTCAAGGAAGTGTTCCCCAAGGACGAATACAACTTCGTCACCGACAGGTCGGAACCGGCAGGACAGCGGCTCCACGCCTTCCTGCGCACCCTGGCCGGAGAGATATACGAGCGCGGCAACGGCATGATCGCCCAGCGCTGGGCCATCTTCCTGCGCGAGATGGCCAAGCCGAGCGCCAATCTCGACTTCATCGTCAGGCGGCAGGTGCAGCCTCGCGCCGACGAGCTGCGCGACATCGTCACCGCGATCCTCGGGCCAAACACGCCGGAGCAGATCCTGGCCTATGCCAGCTCGAACATCTGGGCGCTGATGCTCGACCACCTGCTGACCCAGCCCATCCTCGACCGCCTCTCGCCCCAGCGGCCAGCGGTGCAGGGCAACATGGACACCTTTGTGGAGCATGTGGTGAAATTTTCCCTTGGCGGCCTGCACGCCGTCAAGGAAAACACGTAG
- a CDS encoding glutaminyl-peptide cyclotransferase, whose protein sequence is MHLFRFAIAVILGVAALLAPAIRAGADAATVPCRVVAEYPHDPGTSTQGLFFSDGLLYESSGGFGQSYLTVSEPETGQRLRTQPIEGRYFAEGVTLHDHKLFMLTWLSGTGFIFDPQSLELLTTFAYRADGETTEGWGLTFDGDRFILGSGTDVLRFHQASDFARTGTLAVRDGDIPVRLLNELEYVGGMILANVWKSDKIAVIDPESGLVAAWVDLAPLRERIAPESGVANGIAYDPQTGRLFVTGKRWDKLFVVEVETLLWRRPVSPDAVSEKLNH, encoded by the coding sequence ATGCATCTGTTCAGGTTCGCAATCGCCGTGATCCTCGGTGTCGCCGCGCTCCTCGCCCCTGCCATTCGGGCCGGGGCCGACGCCGCCACCGTCCCCTGCCGGGTGGTGGCCGAGTATCCCCATGATCCCGGAACATCCACCCAGGGGCTGTTCTTCAGCGACGGCCTGCTCTACGAATCCTCCGGCGGGTTTGGCCAGTCCTACCTGACCGTGTCCGAGCCGGAGACGGGCCAACGCCTGCGCACCCAACCCATCGAGGGGCGCTACTTTGCCGAGGGCGTCACCCTCCACGACCACAAGCTCTTCATGCTCACCTGGCTTTCAGGCACGGGCTTCATCTTCGATCCGCAGAGCCTGGAACTGCTGACCACCTTCGCCTACCGCGCCGACGGGGAAACCACAGAGGGATGGGGGCTGACCTTTGACGGCGACCGCTTCATCCTCGGCTCGGGCACGGACGTGCTGCGCTTTCACCAGGCATCGGATTTCGCCCGGACCGGCACCCTGGCGGTGCGCGACGGAGACATCCCGGTGCGCCTGCTCAACGAGCTGGAATATGTGGGCGGCATGATCCTGGCGAATGTCTGGAAATCGGACAAGATCGCGGTCATCGACCCGGAGAGCGGGCTGGTGGCCGCCTGGGTGGATCTGGCCCCGCTTCGGGAGCGGATCGCGCCAGAATCGGGCGTGGCCAACGGCATCGCCTACGATCCCCAGACCGGCAGGCTCTTCGTGACCGGCAAGCGCTGGGACAAGCTCTTTGTGGTCGAGGTGGAAACCCTGCTCTGGCGCAGGCCGGTCAGCCCTGATGCAGTGTCGGAGAAGCTGAACCATTGA
- a CDS encoding molybdenum cofactor biosynthesis protein MoaE, giving the protein MDISKAIAELKREPGFADNVGMILVHNGVVRSWSREDHSEVVAIEITPDFEKMEQIRREIEAREGIFRAVAHANGGMMQPGDDVLFLIVAGDIRENVKAALADLLDRVKAEAVTKREIFASGNRNA; this is encoded by the coding sequence ATGGACATCAGCAAGGCCATTGCAGAGCTGAAACGCGAACCGGGGTTTGCCGACAATGTCGGGATGATCCTTGTGCACAACGGTGTGGTGCGCTCGTGGTCGCGCGAGGACCATTCCGAGGTCGTGGCCATTGAGATCACGCCCGATTTCGAGAAGATGGAGCAGATCCGCAGGGAGATCGAGGCCCGCGAGGGCATCTTCCGGGCCGTGGCCCACGCCAACGGCGGGATGATGCAGCCGGGGGACGACGTGCTTTTTCTCATCGTGGCCGGCGACATCCGCGAGAACGTCAAGGCCGCACTGGCTGACTTGCTCGACAGGGTCAAGGCCGAGGCCGTGACCAAACGCGAGATATTTGCCTCCGGGAACAGGAATGCATAA
- the ispH gene encoding 4-hydroxy-3-methylbut-2-enyl diphosphate reductase, whose translation MEVILAETAGFCMGVDLALRRLDKLVAAADGRPIHILGPIIHNPQVLARYAEQGVIIAETPDQVPDGAYAVIRAHGITREVERALRARSVIIKDATCPRVKKAQLLIARHTAGGEVLLLYGERDHPEVRGLVSYAGNGHHIFGSEEELAGIPLSPGTPYVLAAQTTQDRAVFEAMAKRLEGDPALDILVLHTICDATRLRQSETSRLADQVEFMVVVGGLNSGNTRRLAQVATERGTPCVHVETADELDLGELRRHARVGVTAGASTPRVLIDEVLRTLERL comes from the coding sequence GTGGAAGTCATCCTGGCCGAAACAGCCGGATTCTGCATGGGGGTCGATCTCGCGCTGAGACGGCTCGACAAGCTGGTGGCCGCAGCAGACGGGCGGCCCATCCACATCCTCGGCCCGATCATTCACAATCCCCAGGTGCTCGCCAGGTACGCCGAGCAGGGCGTGATCATCGCCGAAACCCCGGACCAGGTGCCGGACGGTGCCTACGCGGTCATCCGCGCCCACGGCATCACCCGCGAGGTCGAGCGGGCCCTGCGCGCGCGCAGCGTGATCATCAAGGACGCCACCTGCCCCAGGGTGAAGAAGGCACAACTGCTCATCGCCCGGCATACCGCGGGCGGCGAGGTGCTGCTGCTCTATGGCGAGCGGGACCACCCGGAAGTTCGGGGGCTGGTCAGCTATGCGGGCAACGGCCACCATATTTTCGGTTCGGAGGAGGAGCTTGCGGGCATCCCCCTGAGCCCTGGCACCCCGTATGTCCTGGCCGCCCAGACGACACAGGACCGGGCCGTGTTCGAGGCCATGGCCAAACGGCTTGAGGGAGACCCGGCTCTCGATATTCTTGTGCTGCACACCATCTGTGACGCCACCCGGCTGCGCCAGAGCGAGACGAGCCGGCTGGCGGATCAGGTGGAGTTCATGGTCGTGGTGGGCGGGCTGAACAGCGGCAACACCCGGCGGCTGGCCCAGGTGGCCACCGAGCGGGGAACCCCGTGCGTCCATGTTGAGACTGCGGACGAACTCGACCTTGGCGAGCTGCGCCGTCATGCCCGTGTCGGCGTGACCGCGGGCGCGTCCACCCCGCGCGTCCTTATCGACGAGGTGCTCCGGACCCTCGAAAGGCTGTAG